The segment TTTACGGAAACTTGAAAGGTTTGATGCACAGTGCATTACAGACACAATTGAGGAGCTATTGCAGTATTACACACTCAATGACTTACTTTGTGTTGCTCAATCTTATGACGGGGCATCTGTCATGAGTGGCGCGGTGGGCGGTGTGCAGGCCCGTTTTAGACAGCGACACCCTGAAGCAGTATACATTCACTGCTATGCACATGAGCTTAACCTTGTCCTTTGCCATACATGTAAAGCTATCCCTGCTGCTTCTGACTTCTTTGGACTTTTGGAAAATGTGTACACATTTTTCAACACCTCTCTGGTAAACCACACAAGGTTTAAAGAATTGCAAAAGGACCTTGGACTGGTTCCTTCTGAGCTTGTTCAGCTTTCTAACACAAGATGGGCCTGCCAAGTAAAATCAGTTACAGCCCTTCTTAAcaacatttctgctgttttagcGACTCTCGAGGCCACAAATACCCCTATTGCAAAAGGGATCTTGTCCAAACTGTCAAAGCCCAAGACTGTGTATATGTTGATTATGTTCTCACAGGTACTTGGCGTCACTGAAGGCCTGCACCGCTACCTGCAGGGAGAAAGGCTAGACATGGGCAAAGCTGTGGAGTACAAGATGTCAGTAGTTGATACACTCACAAATCTGCGCAcagaggctgctgctgaggaaaTATTCAAGAAGGCCATGGATGTTTGCAGGGACTGCAACATCCAGATTCCTCAGGGACCGCGGCACAAGCAGAGGAGACTCGATGGCTTTGTGGTGGAGTCCAGCTGTGGCGCAACACCAAGTCTCACAAGCTCAGCAGAGTTTAGGTGTGAGATATTCTTTCCTTGTCTTGACCGAATGTTGAAGGAACTAGCAGACAGATTTTCAGGGGCAGGACAGAAAATAATGGAGGGGATTCAGGCCTGCAATCCATCTTCCCCAACATTCCTCTCTGAAGATGCCTTAAAACCCATTGCAGCCCACTACCATGTGACCATAAAGCCCGAAGAACTCCTTGTGG is part of the Melanotaenia boesemani isolate fMelBoe1 chromosome 7, fMelBoe1.pri, whole genome shotgun sequence genome and harbors:
- the LOC121642792 gene encoding zinc finger MYM-type protein 1-like, coding for MRTAAQRRNKIQVLGVTEGLHRYLQGERLDMGKAVEYKMSVVDTLTNLRTEAAAEEIFKKAMDVCRDCNIQIPQGPRHKQRRLDGFVVESSCGATPSLTSSAEFRCEIFFPCLDRMLKELADRFSGAGQKIMEGIQACNPSSPTFLSEDALKPIAAHYHVTIKPEELLVAKNFIKRKMEKEDIHNITTAFHLLDEDMFPTLKAIFRIALTIPVSSCSCERSFSALRRLHTWLRRTMGQERLNDLAILSIEKEYLNNIEPENVIDRFATLKPRRYSLILPK